In a genomic window of Anoxybacter fermentans:
- a CDS encoding YgeY family selenium metabolism-linked hydrolase, whose amino-acid sequence MTRILQEELVEKIHAKAKEYEAEMVKFMRDLIRIPSESTQEEKVIQRIKEEMEKVGFDEIKIDPMGNILGRIGNGQRVIAMDAHIDTVGVGDIEEWEWDPYEGKMEDGIIYGRGATDQEGAMVSMVYAGKIIKDLGLTEEYTVWMVGSVQEEDCDGLCWQYIINEDKLVPECVIITEPTNLNIYRGHRGRMEMAVITKGVSCHGSAPERGVNAVYKMADIIKGIEKLNERLKNDPFLGKGTIAVTYIDCKTPSLCAVPDECYIHLDRRLTAGEDKELAVQQVKEVIKEAGVEAEVKVLKYNTPSYTGLVYETEKYYPTWVLSEDHPVIQSAVETYREVFGTEPKVDKWTFSTNGVAIMGMHNIPCVGFGPAHEIYAHSVNDQIPVEHLVKAAAFYAAFPTVYIKMIKA is encoded by the coding sequence ATGACCAGGATATTACAAGAAGAACTGGTTGAAAAAATTCATGCTAAAGCTAAAGAGTATGAGGCTGAGATGGTTAAGTTTATGCGGGATTTAATCCGAATTCCTAGCGAAAGCACTCAAGAAGAAAAGGTAATTCAACGTATTAAAGAAGAGATGGAGAAAGTTGGATTTGATGAGATTAAAATTGATCCAATGGGGAATATTTTGGGTCGAATTGGTAACGGTCAGCGAGTGATTGCTATGGATGCTCATATTGACACCGTTGGTGTTGGAGATATTGAAGAATGGGAATGGGATCCATACGAAGGTAAAATGGAAGATGGTATTATTTACGGCCGGGGTGCTACTGACCAGGAAGGTGCAATGGTCAGTATGGTTTATGCCGGGAAAATAATTAAAGATTTGGGACTGACTGAAGAATATACCGTTTGGATGGTTGGTAGTGTTCAGGAAGAAGATTGTGATGGTCTTTGTTGGCAGTATATAATTAATGAAGATAAGTTAGTTCCTGAGTGTGTTATTATTACAGAACCAACCAATTTAAACATCTATCGCGGTCATCGTGGCCGGATGGAGATGGCTGTTATAACCAAGGGTGTTTCCTGCCACGGTAGTGCTCCAGAACGGGGTGTAAATGCGGTTTATAAGATGGCTGATATTATTAAGGGCATTGAGAAGTTAAATGAACGGTTAAAAAATGATCCTTTCTTAGGTAAGGGAACTATTGCTGTCACCTATATAGATTGTAAAACTCCAAGTCTCTGTGCAGTTCCAGATGAGTGTTATATCCACTTAGACCGCCGCTTAACTGCTGGAGAAGATAAGGAATTAGCTGTTCAGCAGGTAAAAGAAGTAATTAAAGAAGCTGGTGTAGAAGCTGAAGTGAAAGTACTTAAATATAATACTCCCAGCTATACCGGATTGGTTTATGAGACAGAAAAATATTACCCAACCTGGGTACTTTCAGAAGATCATCCAGTAATCCAGAGTGCTGTAGAAACTTACCGGGAAGTTTTTGGTACTGAACCAAAGGTTGATAAGTGGACTTTTAGTACCAATGGAGTAGCAATTATGGGTATGCACAATATTCCATGTGTAGGATTTGGTCCTGCCCATGAGATTTATGCTCATTCTGTAAATGATCAAATTCCTGTAGAGCATCTGGTTAAGGCAGCGGCGTTTTATGCAGCATTTCCAACCGTTTATATCAAAATGATAAAGGCTTAG